The Thiosulfativibrio zosterae genome has a window encoding:
- the gyrA gene encoding DNA gyrase subunit A, with the protein MSDFAREIIPISLEDEMKTSYLSYAMSVIVGRALPDVRDGLKPVHRRVLYAMNVLGNGWNKPYKKSARIVGDVIGKYHPHGDTAVYDTIVRMAQPFSLRYMLVDGQGNFGSIDGDAPAAMRYTEVRMAKIAHELLADLDKETVDFTPNYDESESEPNVLPTRIPNLLVNGSSGIAVGMATNIPPHNINETVSACIALIDDPNLTVCELMDYLPGPDFPTYGIINGNAGIREAYETGRGRVQMRARTLVETDKSGKNTIVVYEIPYQVNKARLIERIAELVKEKKIEGITALRDESDKDGMRIVIELRRNEVPEVIINNLYKQTAMQTVFGINMVALIDGQPKLLNLKEVLTAFIKHRREVVTRRTIYELRKAREKAHLLEGLALALTNIDEMIELIKASPSPVVAKERMLERQWPIGKVTELLERVELKDVRPEDLPEGFGADGDVYRLSPVQAQAILEMRLHRLTGLEQDKIIAEYKELLAKIAEYLEILCNPDRLTEVVRDELLEVVANYGDKRRTEIDHAYQDLDAEDLITPEDRIVTLSQDGYIKTQPLSDYRAQRRGGRGKSATQMKEEDEVGQIFVANTHDMLLCFSNKGKLYWQKTWQLPLASRGSKGKPIVNVLPLDENEHITSVLPVSQFDGEHFVFMATRSSVVKRVALSDFSRPRANGIIAVDLDEGDELVGTALTDGSKDIMLFSNVGKAIRFNENDVRVMGRQARGVRGMKLQDDMHIISMQVASENTLILTATEHGYGKCTPVEDYSTINRGGQGVISIKTSERNGNVVDSVAVTPDQELVLITNKGTLVRTRISEVSIVGRNTQGVKLINVGKGELVVGIAVVDMEEDSDEDVLDASVETAASQAPNPDAPSAEADTTDQTE; encoded by the coding sequence ATGTCAGATTTTGCACGCGAAATAATACCCATTTCTCTCGAAGATGAGATGAAAACTTCCTACCTCAGTTATGCCATGAGCGTTATCGTTGGCAGAGCACTACCTGATGTGCGTGATGGCTTGAAGCCAGTGCATCGTCGAGTGCTTTATGCCATGAATGTATTGGGTAACGGCTGGAACAAACCTTATAAAAAATCGGCTCGTATTGTCGGTGACGTGATCGGTAAATACCATCCGCATGGCGATACGGCGGTTTATGACACCATCGTTCGTATGGCGCAGCCTTTCTCATTGCGTTATATGTTGGTTGATGGTCAAGGTAACTTTGGTTCGATTGATGGTGATGCACCTGCCGCCATGCGTTATACCGAAGTGCGTATGGCTAAAATTGCTCATGAATTATTAGCAGATTTAGACAAGGAAACTGTCGATTTTACGCCTAACTACGATGAATCTGAGTCTGAGCCAAATGTGCTGCCCACGCGTATTCCTAACCTATTGGTGAACGGTTCGTCGGGGATTGCGGTGGGTATGGCAACCAATATTCCGCCCCATAATATCAATGAAACCGTGAGTGCTTGTATTGCGTTGATTGATGATCCCAATTTGACTGTGTGTGAATTAATGGATTATTTACCAGGCCCTGACTTCCCCACCTATGGCATTATCAACGGTAATGCGGGTATTCGTGAAGCCTATGAAACAGGGCGTGGCCGCGTGCAAATGCGTGCCAGAACTCTAGTTGAAACCGATAAGTCTGGCAAGAATACCATTGTTGTTTACGAAATTCCGTATCAAGTCAACAAGGCGCGTTTAATTGAGCGTATTGCGGAACTGGTTAAAGAAAAGAAAATTGAAGGGATCACGGCGCTTCGTGATGAGTCTGATAAAGACGGTATGCGTATTGTGATTGAATTGCGTCGTAATGAAGTCCCTGAAGTCATCATCAATAACCTTTACAAGCAAACAGCCATGCAAACCGTGTTTGGTATTAACATGGTTGCCTTGATAGATGGTCAGCCTAAGCTATTGAATTTGAAAGAGGTCTTAACGGCATTCATCAAACATCGCCGCGAAGTCGTGACCCGAAGAACCATTTATGAATTGCGTAAAGCCCGCGAAAAAGCACACCTTTTAGAAGGTTTAGCCTTGGCGTTGACCAATATCGATGAAATGATCGAATTGATTAAAGCCTCACCAAGTCCTGTGGTTGCAAAAGAGCGCATGCTAGAGCGCCAATGGCCCATAGGTAAGGTGACTGAATTACTAGAGCGCGTTGAATTGAAAGATGTGCGTCCAGAGGATTTACCCGAAGGCTTTGGTGCAGATGGGGATGTTTATCGCCTATCTCCTGTTCAGGCGCAAGCGATTTTAGAAATGCGCTTACACCGTTTAACGGGCTTAGAACAAGACAAAATCATTGCCGAATATAAAGAATTGTTGGCTAAAATTGCTGAATATCTTGAAATCTTGTGCAACCCAGACCGTTTAACCGAAGTGGTTCGTGATGAGTTGTTAGAAGTGGTCGCAAACTATGGTGATAAGCGTCGGACTGAAATCGACCATGCTTATCAAGATTTGGATGCAGAAGACTTAATTACCCCAGAAGACAGAATCGTCACGCTTTCTCAAGATGGTTACATCAAAACTCAGCCGTTATCAGATTATCGTGCTCAGCGTCGTGGTGGTCGTGGTAAATCTGCAACTCAGATGAAAGAAGAAGATGAAGTTGGGCAAATTTTTGTCGCCAACACTCATGACATGCTGTTGTGCTTCTCTAATAAAGGTAAGCTTTATTGGCAAAAAACTTGGCAATTGCCGCTCGCCAGTCGAGGTTCTAAAGGTAAGCCCATAGTGAATGTGTTGCCTTTAGATGAAAACGAACACATTACATCGGTATTGCCAGTCAGCCAGTTTGATGGTGAGCATTTCGTATTTATGGCAACGCGCTCGTCGGTTGTTAAGCGTGTGGCTCTGTCTGATTTCTCTCGCCCAAGAGCCAACGGAATTATTGCCGTTGACCTAGATGAAGGTGACGAATTAGTGGGTACTGCACTGACGGATGGTTCGAAAGACATTATGTTGTTCAGTAATGTCGGTAAAGCCATACGCTTTAATGAAAATGATGTGCGCGTGATGGGTCGTCAAGCCCGTGGTGTTCGTGGTATGAAGCTGCAAGATGATATGCATATCATCAGTATGCAAGTTGCTTCTGAGAATACCTTGATTTTGACCGCCACCGAACATGGTTACGGCAAGTGTACGCCTGTTGAAGATTATTCGACCATTAACCGTGGCGGTCAAGGTGTGATATCCATCAAAACATCCGAGCGTAATGGTAATGTGGTGGATTCTGTTGCCGTAACACCAGACCAAGAGTTGGTGCTGATTACCAATAAAGGCACCCTAGTGCGTACGCGCATTTCAGAGGTGTCGATTGTTGGACGCAACACCCAAGGCGTTAAGTTGATTAATGTTGGCAAAGGCGAATTGGTGGTAGGTATAGCAGTGGTCGATATGGAAGAGGATTCTGATGAAGATGTCCTAGACGCTTCTGTTGAAACAGCGGCAAGTCAAGCCCCAAACCCTGATGCACCCAGCGCTGAAGCCGATACCACAGATCAAACCGAATAA
- the ubiG gene encoding bifunctional 2-polyprenyl-6-hydroxyphenol methylase/3-demethylubiquinol 3-O-methyltransferase UbiG — MTRNADPQELDNFNRLSSTWWDTEGEFGALHKINPIRLEFIKHFQPIKNQTVLDIGCGGGILSESLALAGANTTGIDLAEEVLTIAKLHCLETGIQVNYQLIAAETFAEQNPEQFDVVTCMEMLEHVPDPAAIIKAAALACKPGGWIFFSTLNRNYKSYLLAIFAAEQLLNLVPKGTHTHEKFIKPSELDAMARQADLVLMDGRGIHFNPLTQHVGLSFKMDVNYLMAYQKPL; from the coding sequence ATGACTCGCAATGCAGATCCGCAAGAACTTGACAACTTTAACCGCCTTTCTTCCACCTGGTGGGATACCGAAGGCGAATTTGGCGCACTTCACAAAATCAACCCCATTCGCTTGGAGTTTATCAAACACTTTCAGCCCATAAAAAACCAAACCGTTTTAGACATAGGGTGCGGTGGCGGTATTCTTTCAGAATCTTTGGCGCTGGCTGGCGCTAACACCACTGGAATTGATTTGGCTGAAGAAGTATTAACCATTGCAAAATTGCATTGTTTGGAAACCGGCATTCAAGTGAATTACCAATTGATTGCCGCTGAAACCTTTGCCGAGCAAAATCCCGAACAATTTGATGTGGTGACCTGTATGGAAATGTTAGAGCACGTCCCCGACCCAGCAGCCATCATCAAAGCGGCTGCGCTGGCTTGCAAACCCGGCGGTTGGATATTTTTTTCAACGCTCAACCGTAATTACAAGTCCTATTTACTGGCCATATTTGCTGCAGAGCAACTGCTCAACCTAGTCCCTAAAGGCACCCATACCCACGAAAAATTTATTAAACCTTCAGAATTAGATGCCATGGCGCGCCAAGCAGACTTGGTTTTAATGGATGGTCGCGGCATCCACTTTAATCCTTTAACCCAGCATGTTGGCCTATCCTTTAAAATGGATGTGAACTACCTGATGGCTTATCAAAAACCCTTATAA
- a CDS encoding HAD family hydrolase, which translates to MTQAIQCVLFDLDGTLLDTSYDFTYALNATCRHFDAPPLNYQDIRKVVSQGGMAMTKLAFPNLPESELEARRQFFLDIYNEHIDCHTRIFPGLELGLEILAKKQIPWGIVTNKPGWLTEKLMMSFLFPSQPKTVISGDTLAVRKPFREPMDLAAKECGIANEACIYIGDHPRDIEAGINAQMQTGAAMYGYLPETARSKDWPADHRFDTPFDISLFIQKTFTE; encoded by the coding sequence ATGACTCAAGCCATTCAATGCGTTCTTTTTGACTTAGATGGTACGCTACTCGATACCTCTTACGACTTTACCTATGCGCTTAATGCCACCTGCCGACATTTCGATGCACCACCGCTTAATTATCAAGACATTCGTAAAGTGGTATCACAAGGTGGCATGGCCATGACAAAACTGGCTTTTCCAAACTTGCCAGAATCAGAATTAGAAGCGCGCCGCCAATTCTTTTTAGATATTTACAATGAGCATATTGATTGCCACACCCGGATTTTTCCAGGTCTGGAACTGGGTTTAGAAATCTTAGCTAAAAAGCAAATTCCTTGGGGAATCGTCACCAATAAACCCGGTTGGCTCACTGAAAAACTGATGATGTCTTTTTTATTCCCTAGCCAGCCTAAAACCGTTATTAGTGGTGATACTCTGGCAGTGCGTAAACCTTTTAGAGAACCCATGGATTTAGCCGCCAAAGAATGTGGCATTGCTAATGAAGCCTGTATTTACATTGGAGACCATCCGCGCGACATCGAAGCTGGCATTAATGCCCAGATGCAAACCGGAGCCGCCATGTATGGCTACCTACCTGAAACGGCCCGCTCAAAAGATTGGCCCGCCGATCATCGGTTTGACACCCCGTTTGATATCAGCTTATTCATTCAAAAAACCTTTACGGAGTAG
- a CDS encoding SDR family NAD(P)-dependent oxidoreductase — protein sequence MADFSTLCLPKNAQTILITGAAEGLGRAMSLLLAQNQNQLLLLDKNQPALNALYDELVTKDCEPAIIPFDLQGANPDDYLQLAESIQQQYGKLDVLFLNAATLPGFTPLAAFDITQWYQVMQVNLNANFHLIQNCLALLKQSSDGKLVSIIDQEVEKHPAYYGAYGVAKAGLEQLMKTLAKEQSQSGITFYNAKLEAFASNTRSRQFPSENPNNLPSTTQTATQLLDIVFNHLQSEFILKQH from the coding sequence ATGGCCGATTTTTCAACGCTTTGTTTGCCTAAAAACGCTCAAACCATTTTAATCACTGGCGCTGCAGAAGGTTTAGGTCGCGCGATGAGCTTGCTATTGGCGCAAAACCAAAATCAGTTATTGTTATTGGATAAAAACCAGCCAGCGCTCAACGCACTTTATGATGAGCTGGTTACCAAAGACTGTGAACCTGCGATTATTCCATTTGATTTACAAGGCGCTAATCCAGACGACTACCTACAGCTTGCAGAATCAATTCAGCAACAATATGGCAAACTGGATGTCTTATTTCTAAACGCGGCGACCCTACCCGGTTTTACACCCTTAGCAGCGTTTGACATCACGCAATGGTATCAAGTCATGCAAGTGAACTTAAACGCCAACTTTCATCTGATTCAAAATTGTTTGGCATTACTCAAGCAATCTTCTGACGGAAAACTGGTCAGCATTATTGACCAAGAAGTTGAAAAACACCCAGCCTATTATGGCGCCTACGGTGTTGCCAAAGCAGGGCTTGAACAACTGATGAAAACTCTGGCCAAAGAACAAAGCCAAAGTGGCATTACTTTTTATAATGCCAAACTAGAAGCCTTTGCCAGCAACACTCGCAGCCGACAGTTTCCCAGCGAAAACCCGAATAACCTACCCAGCACAACCCAAACTGCCACGCAACTCCTAGACATTGTATTCAATCACTTGCAGTCAGAATTTATCTTAAAACAACACTGA
- a CDS encoding insulinase family protein, translated as MKSNPFELLKTQPIDSLKVVVEHYRHRITGAEHYHLAADDPQNVFMVALRTVPMDSTGVAHILEHTTLCGSEKYPVRDPFFMMIRRSLNTFMNAFTSSDWTAYPFATENRKDFQNLLQVYMDAVFFPNLNKLDFIQEGHRLEFAEMENPESELVYKGVVYNEMKGAMSSPVSTLWQDFSAELYPTSTYHYNSGGDPVNIPELTHEQLVEFHRYHYHPSNSVFMTYGDISAAEHQTQFENLALARFKNKVPVVKVSLEERYAEPKIAQGVYALNEASLEAKTHIVMGWLLGENKDTMDVLKGHLLSSVLLENSASPLRKVLETTELANAPSPLCGLEDSNREMAFIVGVQGSEAAHTDAIKTLILQTLKAVVEEDVDAEMIESALHQLELSQREIGGDGYPYGLQLMLQSLAGAMHDGDPIALLDTDAALNKLRVEALKPGFIPKMIQTWLLDNPHQVCFTLAPDAQLSEQKEQAEKSALAQIKAQLSPEAAQAIIDQSLALQARQELEDDISILPEVTKADIPADIKQIHGVQDKVNDLPLTHYVAGTNGLIYEQIIIDVPDLTPQEQALLPLFNACLPEVGSAGRDYLATQARHSAVTGGISAKTNLRTDLLNPQIFKSHLVLSGKALNRHESDLAQVLLETLQTARFDELDRLDDLMGQVRSSVDQGVTGNGHGLAMMAASQHFTPVANWAFNRSGFAGIQFIKQLYKDINTEGEDGQQALQAFANTLSGIQRKMMNTPKQALLVADEAGQALALQTLPTAWQELNHAPQTQGLRLSASQMSVKQAWITSSQVNFCAKAYPVVGAGHEDAPILSVLSAVLRNGFLHSQVREKGGAYGGGASFNPESAAFNFYSYRDPRLMETYADFDRAIDWLMSSDAKQAQVEEAILNIISAMDKPGSPAGEAKKAFYQDLYGKTYELRMAYRLGVLNCTLEQCRTVAQKYLLPEQASWAVLTHEGTRAITEAAGFDLIKL; from the coding sequence ATGAAATCAAACCCTTTTGAATTGCTAAAAACCCAACCGATTGACTCACTAAAAGTGGTGGTGGAGCATTATCGTCATCGCATCACGGGCGCTGAACATTATCATTTAGCCGCTGACGACCCACAAAATGTCTTTATGGTGGCTTTGCGTACGGTGCCAATGGACTCAACCGGTGTGGCACACATTCTAGAGCACACCACCTTGTGTGGCAGTGAGAAATATCCGGTGCGTGATCCGTTTTTTATGATGATACGCCGCTCACTCAATACCTTTATGAACGCTTTTACTTCCAGTGATTGGACCGCTTATCCGTTTGCCACTGAAAATAGAAAAGACTTTCAAAACCTTTTGCAAGTCTATATGGATGCAGTATTTTTTCCCAATTTAAATAAACTTGATTTTATTCAGGAAGGGCATCGTTTAGAGTTTGCCGAGATGGAGAATCCTGAATCAGAATTGGTTTATAAAGGGGTGGTTTACAATGAAATGAAAGGCGCTATGAGCTCTCCCGTGTCTACCTTATGGCAAGATTTTTCGGCAGAGTTGTATCCCACTTCCACCTATCATTACAACTCAGGTGGTGACCCAGTTAATATTCCAGAGTTAACCCATGAGCAATTAGTGGAGTTTCACCGTTATCACTACCATCCCTCCAATTCGGTGTTTATGACTTATGGCGATATTTCGGCGGCAGAGCATCAAACTCAGTTTGAAAATTTGGCGCTGGCACGGTTTAAAAATAAAGTGCCTGTGGTTAAAGTCAGCTTAGAAGAACGCTATGCAGAACCGAAAATTGCCCAGGGTGTGTATGCCTTAAACGAAGCTTCTTTAGAAGCCAAAACTCATATCGTGATGGGGTGGTTGTTGGGTGAAAACAAAGATACGATGGATGTGTTAAAAGGGCATTTGTTGTCTTCAGTGTTACTCGAAAACAGTGCTTCTCCATTGCGCAAAGTCCTAGAAACCACTGAGCTGGCCAATGCACCGTCGCCTTTGTGTGGTTTGGAAGATTCTAACCGTGAAATGGCTTTTATTGTGGGTGTGCAAGGTTCCGAAGCAGCGCATACCGATGCCATTAAAACGCTCATTTTGCAAACCCTAAAAGCGGTGGTAGAAGAAGATGTGGATGCGGAAATGATTGAATCTGCGCTGCATCAACTCGAACTGTCGCAACGAGAAATTGGTGGGGATGGTTATCCCTACGGCTTACAACTGATGCTGCAATCTTTAGCGGGTGCTATGCATGATGGTGATCCGATTGCCTTGTTGGATACAGATGCAGCGCTCAATAAATTGCGCGTCGAAGCTCTAAAACCTGGTTTTATTCCAAAAATGATTCAAACTTGGTTGTTAGATAATCCGCATCAAGTCTGTTTTACCCTTGCGCCAGATGCACAATTATCAGAGCAAAAAGAACAGGCCGAAAAATCCGCCCTAGCGCAAATTAAAGCTCAGTTAAGCCCTGAAGCGGCGCAGGCGATTATCGACCAATCTTTGGCCTTGCAGGCTCGACAAGAATTGGAAGATGATATTTCGATTTTGCCAGAAGTGACCAAAGCAGATATTCCAGCGGATATTAAACAAATTCACGGCGTTCAAGATAAAGTGAATGACTTGCCTTTAACTCATTATGTGGCCGGTACTAATGGGCTGATTTACGAACAAATCATTATTGATGTACCAGATTTAACGCCGCAAGAACAGGCGTTACTGCCCTTATTTAATGCCTGTTTACCAGAGGTTGGGTCTGCAGGTCGCGATTATTTAGCAACGCAAGCACGACACTCTGCAGTCACTGGCGGCATCAGTGCCAAAACCAATTTGCGTACGGATTTGCTTAATCCTCAAATTTTTAAAAGTCACTTGGTCTTGTCTGGCAAAGCGCTTAATCGCCATGAATCGGATTTAGCACAAGTGCTCCTAGAAACCTTGCAAACTGCTCGATTTGACGAGTTAGATCGTTTAGATGATTTAATGGGGCAAGTGCGCTCATCGGTGGACCAAGGTGTTACCGGCAATGGTCATGGCTTGGCAATGATGGCGGCCAGTCAGCATTTTACGCCGGTGGCTAACTGGGCATTTAACCGCAGTGGTTTTGCCGGTATTCAGTTTATCAAGCAGTTGTACAAAGACATTAATACTGAAGGTGAAGATGGGCAACAAGCGTTACAAGCATTTGCCAATACCTTAAGTGGTATTCAACGCAAAATGATGAATACACCCAAACAGGCTTTATTAGTGGCTGATGAAGCAGGACAAGCCTTGGCATTGCAAACCTTGCCGACGGCTTGGCAAGAACTTAATCACGCACCACAGACTCAAGGTTTGCGTTTATCGGCATCCCAGATGTCGGTGAAGCAAGCTTGGATAACCAGTTCACAAGTCAACTTTTGCGCTAAAGCCTATCCGGTGGTGGGGGCTGGGCATGAAGACGCACCGATTTTATCGGTGCTGTCGGCGGTATTGCGTAATGGCTTTTTGCACTCGCAAGTGCGCGAAAAGGGCGGTGCTTATGGCGGCGGTGCTTCTTTTAATCCAGAGTCGGCGGCGTTTAATTTTTATTCGTACCGTGACCCAAGATTGATGGAAACCTATGCAGATTTTGACCGTGCGATTGACTGGTTGATGAGTTCGGATGCCAAACAAGCACAGGTTGAAGAAGCGATACTCAATATCATCAGTGCCATGGATAAACCCGGCTCACCGGCTGGCGAAGCCAAAAAAGCCTTTTATCAAGATTTGTATGGCAAAACTTACGAATTGCGTATGGCCTATCGATTAGGTGTGTTGAATTGCACCCTTGAACAATGTCGCACGGTAGCGCAAAAATACCTGCTACCCGAGCAAGCTTCATGGGCTGTCTTAACACACGAAGGCACGCGCGCCATCACCGAAGCTGCAGGGTTTGATTTGATTAAACTCTAA
- the pnp gene encoding polyribonucleotide nucleotidyltransferase codes for MAKVTHSFQYGAHTVTLETGEIARQADGAVMIGMGDTRLLVTAVASKSVSEGQDFFPLTVNYQEKAFAAGKIPGGFLKREGRPSEHETLTSRLIDRPIRPLFPKGFMNEVQIIATVLALDPEVGTEVAAMLGTSAALAISGIPFDGPLGAAVVGYRDGEYLLNPSELDLETSDLELSVAGTRDAVLMVESEAAELSEEIMLGAVMFGFQQMQVAIDAINEFKAQVGKPTWDWQAAPVNVELKDAVYAAARADVEAAYSIADKMARYAALDAAKAKLLETLVATETNPQGYAAKAIEGMFEKLQKDIVRSRIIAGEPRIDGRDTKTIRAINCQVGVLPKVHGSALFTRGETQALVVTTLGTEKDAKIVDELTGSYHDRFMLHYNFPPFSVGECGRTGSPGRREIGHGMLARRGVAALLPTADEFPYTIRVVSEITESNGSSSMATVCGTSMSLMHAGVPIAAPIAGIAMGLIKEDSGFAVLSDILGDEDHLGDMDFKVAGTDQGVTALQMDIKIQGITEEIMQIALEQAKAGRLHILKAMDSAINHSNTEVATTAPRFFNVKVKPEKVREIIGKGGATIRALTEESGCVIEIDDDGNVKIAATDDVSAEIAKRKIAEIVAEPEIGMTYDAVVKKIVDFGAFVAYMPGREGLVHVSQIAEERVEDVSKYLAEGQEIRVKLIDIDKQGRVKLSMKEAEPKA; via the coding sequence ATGGCAAAAGTGACACATTCATTTCAGTATGGCGCTCATACGGTAACTCTAGAAACAGGTGAAATTGCGCGCCAAGCAGACGGTGCAGTAATGATCGGCATGGGCGATACGCGCCTTTTAGTCACGGCAGTGGCGTCAAAGAGTGTCAGCGAAGGTCAAGATTTTTTCCCGCTAACCGTTAATTATCAAGAAAAAGCTTTTGCGGCTGGCAAAATTCCAGGTGGGTTTTTAAAGCGTGAAGGGCGTCCATCTGAGCACGAAACCTTAACTTCTCGTTTAATTGACCGCCCGATTCGTCCTTTATTTCCCAAAGGATTTATGAACGAAGTGCAAATCATTGCCACCGTTTTGGCTTTAGATCCAGAAGTGGGTACTGAAGTGGCCGCTATGCTAGGAACTTCAGCGGCTTTAGCCATTTCTGGTATTCCATTTGATGGACCTTTAGGTGCTGCTGTCGTCGGTTACCGTGACGGTGAATATTTACTAAACCCTTCAGAATTAGATTTAGAAACCTCTGACTTAGAATTGAGTGTTGCAGGAACGCGAGATGCGGTGTTGATGGTTGAATCAGAAGCCGCTGAGTTGTCTGAAGAAATCATGTTGGGCGCGGTTATGTTTGGTTTCCAACAAATGCAAGTGGCCATTGATGCGATAAATGAGTTTAAGGCGCAAGTTGGCAAACCCACTTGGGATTGGCAAGCAGCACCCGTTAATGTTGAATTAAAAGATGCCGTCTATGCCGCGGCGCGTGCGGATGTGGAAGCGGCTTATAGCATTGCAGACAAGATGGCGCGTTATGCGGCTTTAGATGCTGCTAAAGCAAAATTACTTGAAACTTTGGTTGCAACGGAAACGAATCCTCAAGGATATGCTGCCAAAGCGATTGAGGGCATGTTTGAAAAATTGCAAAAAGACATAGTTCGTAGTCGCATCATTGCAGGCGAGCCAAGAATTGATGGTCGTGATACCAAAACAATTCGTGCCATTAATTGCCAAGTTGGCGTTTTACCAAAAGTACATGGTTCTGCCTTGTTTACGCGTGGCGAAACTCAGGCATTGGTCGTGACCACTTTGGGGACTGAAAAAGATGCCAAAATTGTTGATGAATTAACCGGTTCTTATCATGACCGTTTTATGTTGCATTATAACTTCCCACCTTTCTCTGTTGGTGAGTGTGGTCGTACAGGTTCGCCTGGGCGTCGTGAGATAGGTCATGGTATGTTGGCGCGTCGTGGTGTTGCTGCCTTATTGCCAACGGCCGATGAATTTCCCTACACCATTCGTGTGGTGTCTGAAATCACAGAGTCAAACGGTTCTTCTTCTATGGCAACGGTTTGCGGTACCTCTATGTCTTTAATGCATGCGGGTGTGCCGATTGCAGCGCCTATCGCTGGGATTGCCATGGGCTTGATTAAAGAAGATTCTGGTTTTGCGGTTTTGTCTGATATTTTAGGTGACGAAGATCATTTGGGTGACATGGACTTTAAGGTCGCTGGAACCGATCAAGGCGTTACGGCTCTACAAATGGATATCAAAATCCAGGGTATTACTGAAGAAATTATGCAAATTGCCCTAGAACAAGCCAAAGCGGGTCGTCTGCACATTTTAAAAGCCATGGACTCTGCCATTAATCATTCAAATACCGAAGTCGCTACCACGGCACCGCGTTTCTTTAATGTTAAAGTAAAACCTGAAAAAGTGCGTGAAATCATTGGTAAAGGCGGCGCAACCATCCGTGCGTTAACGGAAGAGTCAGGTTGTGTGATTGAAATTGATGATGATGGTAATGTTAAAATTGCTGCTACGGATGATGTTTCTGCTGAAATCGCAAAACGCAAAATTGCCGAAATTGTTGCTGAGCCAGAAATTGGTATGACCTATGATGCGGTCGTTAAAAAGATTGTCGACTTTGGTGCTTTTGTGGCTTATATGCCAGGCCGTGAAGGCCTAGTGCATGTGTCTCAAATTGCCGAAGAGCGTGTTGAAGATGTTTCTAAATACCTAGCAGAAGGTCAAGAAATTCGCGTTAAGTTAATTGATATCGATAAGCAAGGTCGCGTTAAGTTGTCTATGAAAGAAGCTGAACCTAAAGCCTAA
- the rpsO gene encoding 30S ribosomal protein S15, with translation MLTPEDKAALVAEYATAEGDTGSPEVQVALLTHRIKYLTDHFKTHIHDNHSRTGLLRLVSRRRKLLDYLHRKNAPRYYELIKRLGLRK, from the coding sequence ATGTTAACACCTGAAGATAAAGCAGCATTAGTTGCAGAATACGCAACTGCTGAAGGCGATACTGGTTCACCAGAAGTTCAAGTAGCACTTTTAACGCACAGAATTAAATACCTAACTGACCACTTCAAAACGCACATTCATGACAACCATTCTCGTACTGGTTTATTGCGTTTAGTTAGCCGTCGTCGTAAGTTATTAGATTATTTACACCGTAAAAACGCACCGCGTTACTACGAATTGATCAAGCGTTTAGGCTTGCGTAAGTAA
- a CDS encoding Crp/Fnr family transcriptional regulator, which yields MQEMTAAQLFDYFQQNKICESLTRNEVETMTNYLQEKNFQKDQIISDMGEVGNAMYFIIAGKVAFSTHDGQCEADVGRQTPGNLIGEMSFFDRKPRMLKMTAASKEVVLLEITRAMYDRLKVEHPYIAVNLVENAVVSLDHLIRHMSTDLSHIENYMSGIGKR from the coding sequence ATGCAAGAAATGACAGCAGCCCAATTATTTGATTACTTTCAACAAAATAAAATTTGTGAATCTCTCACGCGTAATGAAGTTGAGACCATGACAAATTATTTGCAGGAAAAAAACTTTCAAAAAGACCAAATTATCTCAGACATGGGTGAGGTTGGAAATGCGATGTACTTTATTATTGCCGGTAAGGTTGCCTTTTCAACGCACGATGGTCAGTGTGAAGCCGATGTGGGTCGCCAAACGCCTGGTAATTTAATTGGGGAGATGTCGTTTTTTGACCGTAAACCTAGAATGCTTAAAATGACGGCGGCTTCTAAAGAGGTGGTTTTATTAGAAATTACGCGTGCCATGTACGATCGTCTAAAAGTTGAACATCCTTATATCGCGGTAAACTTGGTTGAAAATGCCGTTGTCAGTTTGGATCATTTGATTCGTCATATGTCGACAGATTTGTCTCATATTGAAAATTACATGTCTGGTATCGGCAAACGCTGA